A portion of the Bacteroidia bacterium genome contains these proteins:
- the rpsT gene encoding 30S ribosomal protein S20, producing MPNHKSAEKRVRKSAVRRLRNRYQLSNCRSAIKKLKKMTNKAEAQAMLPKVYAMLDKLAKRHIIHKNKAANQKSKLARWVNAMPNA from the coding sequence ATGCCAAATCATAAATCTGCTGAAAAAAGGGTACGTAAGAGTGCTGTCAGAAGGTTACGCAATCGTTACCAGCTTTCTAATTGCCGCAGTGCAATCAAAAAATTAAAGAAAATGACAAATAAAGCCGAAGCACAAGCTATGCTTCCAAAAGTATATGCAATGTTAGATAAGCTAGCTAAACGGCATATTATCCATAAGAACAAAGCAGCCAACCAAAAGTCTAAGCTTGCACGCTGGGTTAATGCCATGCCTAATGCCTAA
- a CDS encoding NADH-quinone oxidoreductase subunit H: MILFAVLSEKQAKLDMEILNVIPPASVQQFFERITAFLGYDFIPGTILSVLIPIGFIAVYALIAVYAERKISAFIQDRVGPIEVGPYGLLQTIADITKLLTKEDIIPKNADKVLFTVGPIVIFSAVFAGWAALPFSPAFLGSAVTVGVFYIMAIVSIDVVGILMAGWGQNNKYALYGAVRAVAQIVSYEIPAGLAILTAVVASGSLNLQEISYRQGILSNEPIYLFGIKALGDVKHIGGIVTWNILQSPILILAYVIYFIASLAECNRAPFDIPEGESELVAGFHVEYGGFKFAVVFLAEYAMMFIVGTIAAVMFLGGWNTPLPNIGPVKLADWTTGPIWGAFWILLKALFAIFVHMWVRWTLPRLRADQLMSLCWKVLTPAAFICLIIATLWKMLSL; encoded by the coding sequence TTGATTTTATTTGCAGTACTAAGTGAAAAGCAAGCTAAGTTGGATATGGAAATACTTAATGTCATTCCGCCCGCTAGTGTACAGCAATTCTTTGAAAGAATCACAGCCTTTTTGGGATATGACTTTATACCAGGTACAATTTTATCTGTGCTTATACCGATAGGTTTTATTGCGGTATATGCTTTGATTGCAGTATATGCGGAACGAAAAATTTCTGCATTTATCCAAGATAGAGTAGGACCTATTGAAGTAGGACCGTATGGCTTATTACAAACCATTGCGGATATCACTAAGCTTTTGACCAAAGAAGACATTATCCCAAAAAATGCAGACAAAGTTCTTTTCACAGTAGGACCTATTGTAATATTCTCTGCGGTATTTGCAGGTTGGGCTGCTTTACCCTTTTCACCTGCGTTTTTGGGATCGGCAGTAACCGTAGGAGTGTTTTACATTATGGCAATTGTATCTATTGATGTAGTGGGTATTTTAATGGCAGGATGGGGTCAAAACAATAAATATGCTTTGTATGGTGCAGTACGTGCTGTGGCTCAAATTGTTTCTTATGAAATTCCCGCAGGTTTGGCTATTCTTACTGCTGTGGTAGCTTCAGGTTCATTAAATTTACAAGAAATATCATATCGTCAAGGGATTTTATCTAATGAACCTATCTATTTGTTTGGCATAAAAGCACTAGGAGATGTAAAACATATTGGGGGAATTGTTACTTGGAACATTTTACAATCTCCTATTTTGATATTAGCTTATGTAATCTACTTTATTGCATCTTTGGCAGAGTGCAACCGAGCTCCTTTTGATATTCCAGAAGGCGAATCAGAATTAGTAGCAGGTTTTCATGTAGAATATGGCGGATTTAAGTTTGCCGTAGTGTTCTTGGCAGAATATGCTATGATGTTTATTGTAGGTACTATCGCTGCGGTGATGTTTCTTGGTGGGTGGAACACGCCTTTACCCAATATCGGACCTGTTAAATTAGCAGATTGGACTACGGGACCTATATGGGGAGCATTCTGGATATTACTAAAAGCACTGTTTGCTATTTTTGTACACATGTGGGTAAGATGGACACTTCCTCGCCTACGCGCTGATCAATTGATGAGTCTATGTTGGAAAGTGTTAACTCCTGCGGCTTTTATTTGCTTAATTATTGCTACACTCTGGAAGATGCTTTCTCTATAA